A segment of the Desulfitobacterium dehalogenans ATCC 51507 genome:
GCCCACCGTAAGGTGGAGCTGGTGGTAAGCCATGCTCAATTCTTAACCACCAACGCTAAATATTCAGACTTCGTGCTGCCTCTGACTACAGAATGGGAAAAACTTGGCGGGTTTGTCACCGGCAACCGGGAAATTTTGATTATGTATTCCCAAATTACCGAAAAAATGTACGAATGTGAAAGCGACCAATGGATTGCCAAGGAGTTGGGAAAACGTTTAGGGGTAGATGTCAGCAAAGCCTTCCCCTTTGACGAAAAACAGCAATTCTTTAATATGATTGCGGGAAGCAAAGTGACCTTACCCGATGGCAAGACAAAAGCCCCCCTGGTCACCATCACGGCCGCCGATATTGCCGAATGGGGAGTGGAAGGTGAGCCCCAGGAAGGTCAAATTACTCTTAAAGAATTTAAAGAGCAAGGCCTCTATCAAGTCGAAAGAAAACCGGGAGATAACTACGGCTTCATTGCTTATAAGAAATTCAGAGACGATCCGGCAGCCAATCCGCTGGGCACCGAAAGCGGCAAGATGGAGATTTATTCCCGTGCTCTTGCCCAGAGAATCAACAATATGGGATATAGCAAGATCGAGCCGATTCCCACCTATATTCCACCGGTTGAAGGCTATCAGGCCACTTTCAGTGATTGGAAGAGCAAGGCCAAAGGAGACTATCCTTTCCAAGTGATTAATCCTCACTATCTGCGCCGCTCCCACTCCGTCTTTGATAATGTCCAGTGGCTCAGAGAAACCTGGCCTAATCCTGTCTTCATCAATGCTCAGGATGCCAAAGCTAAAGGAATTATGGATGGAGATACCGTCTTGTTAACCAGCCAACATGGCAAGGTCCTGCGCACTGCTTTGGTTACCGAGCGCTTTATGCCGGGTGTCATCGGCCTGCCTCATGGTTCTTGGGTGGACATGGACGAGAAAACCGGTATTGATAAGGGCGGAGCAGACAACATTCTCTGCGGTCCGGTATCTACGGGACAAGGTGCTTCCGGCTGGAATACCTGTATCGTTCAGCTTGAGAAATATGCTGGAGCTTCATTAATCCCAGATGTAGAAAAACCCCAACGGATCATTTTTTAGAAGGGAGTGTGCAGTAAATGGGTTATTTGGGATTCTATTTTGATATGACGGCCTGTATTGGCTGCAGAACATGTCAGATTGCCTGTAAAGATAAAAATGATTTGAAAGTAGGCACCATCTTTAGGCAGGCCAGAACCTACGAAGTAGGGGTCTATCCGGCACCCGGGGCCTATCACTATTCAGGAAGCTGCAACCATTGTGCCCAACCTAAATGTGTGGAAGGATGTCCTACCGGGGCCATGCATGTAGCAGAAGACGGCACAGTTCAGCATGACAGAGCCAAATGCATTGGCTGCAGGTACTGTACCTGGGCCTGCCCCTATGGTGTACCCCAATTCATCAAAGATTTGGGGAAAGTAGGAAAATGCGACGGCTGCAAGGACTTGCGTGATGAAGGCAAAAACCCCGTCTGTGTGGATGCCTGCCCGATGCGGGCTCTGGAGTGGGGAGATACGGATGAACTGAAGGCCAAACATGGTGACACCACCAGTGAATTGGCAATTCTGCCTGAAGCGTCCCGGACGAAGCCGTCCCTGGTGATCAAGGCGAAAAGAATTGCGGCACAAAAAGACTTCAGGTATAAGGAGGTTTAAGTATGGGTGAAAGCGCTTTACTGGTATTTTCCTTTTTCATGCAGGCCTCCATCGGCATTATGCTTTTTATGACCCTTGGCAAGATCCTCCACGCTGATCAAGAGTTCAAGAAAGCGGCCTATCTGGCCGCCGGTTTAAGCATCATCGGCGTGATTGCTTCCCTGGCTCACTTAGGGAAACCACTGGCTGCCTTGAATTCTCTTCTCAATGTGGGAAGTTCCTGGCTGAGCAGAGAAATCCTGTTTAGCGGCGTATTTATGGGCATCGCCGTGCTTTATGCTCTGGTTCAATATCTTAAGGTGGAGAATCAAGGGATTAAGGCAGCGCTTAGATGGGCTGGCAGCGGGATTGGCCTAATCGCCGTATTCTCCATGGCGAAACTTTATTCTACAGCTTCGGTTCCCGTTTGGCAGGGGGCCAATACCTTTGCTGATTTTTATGGAACAACCCTTGCCGTCGGCGCCTTGCTTTTCCTGGCCTTAAGCTTTAAAGAATTACAGGGTAAGGATAAAAAGATCATTGGTTTGATCGTCCTGGCTGCCGTCGTCATTCAAGCTGCAGTAGCGGTACCTTATGGGATTAACCTTAGTCTTGGCGGGTCGGCCGCCCATGCCAGCGCCGAAATCCTCAATGGCCTGAGTGTAGCGGTTGGCTTAAAATGGCTGCTTGTTCTTGGTGGAGCAGGATTTTTGCTTTGGCCCACTCTTCAGCAGGAGGCGAAGTCAGCCACAGGGATGATTTATCTGGCCGGTATAGCTTTGGTCTGTGGTCAGTTTATTGGCCGGTATATTTTTTACGCTGCCATGGTCGTTACGAATATTGGACTAATTTAAAAGGAGGCTACTCATACTCATGACAAAGTTCTTTGATAAGATCAATGAAATGACAATCAGCCGCAGAAACTTCATCAAAGCCAGCACCGCTGCTGCTGCCAGCTTATCTTTGGTGGGCTGTGGCAATACTCTGACCACGACGAATGCGGGTCAGGCAGCCAATGAAGAAGGAACATGGATTACGGCAGCTTGCTGGCATAACTGCGGCGGACGCTGCCTGAACAAGGCCCAGGTAGTGGACGGTGTTGTTGTCCGTCAAAAGACCGATGATACCCATCCAGACAGCCCGGATTATCCACAACAAAGGGGCTGCGCCAGAGGGAGATCTCAGCGCCAGCAGATTTTTGGTGCCGATCGCTTAAGATACCCCATGAAACGCAAGAATTGGAACCCAGGAGACGGCGGCAAGAGAGAGCTCCGGGGTAAAGATGAGTGGGTAAGAATTTCCTGGGAAGAAGCCCTGGATCATATTGCCGCCGAACTAAAACGTGTTAAAGAAACCTATGGCAATAAAGCTATTCTGGCGAAAGCCACAGGTCCGGCTCTTAATGCCTATGGCGGGGCTATGACCTACTGGGGATGTACTTCAGATGGAGCTTGGCCAAAACCCCAGCAATTTATGAACGGCGGCCGTTCCAAAGGGTCTAACGACCGCCTGGATCTGAGAAACTCCAAACTCATTGTTTTGTGGGGCGCTAATCCCGTATGGAGCAGCGGCGGTAATCCTGCCTACAATTTTAAACAGGCCAAAGAAGCAGGTGCAAAGTTCATTATCGTTGACCCATTCTATAACGATACAGCCCAGCTTCTTGCTGATCAATGGATTCCCGTAAGACCTGGAACAGATACGGCTTTATTATTGGGAATGGCCCACTATATGATCACCAATAACCTCCATGATCAGGAGTTCCTCGATAAATACTGTGTGGGCTTTGATGCCGAGCATATGCCGGAAGGTGCTGATCCGAAAGAGAACTTTAAGGATTATGTTCTGGGAACCTATGATGGTACACCTAAAACTCCGGAATGGGCTTCCGAGCATTGTGGAACCGATCCGGATCTTATCCGCTCTTTCGCTCATGAGGTAGCTGTCACGAAACCCATGACCTTCTCCAGTTCATCGGCAGCGGCCAGAACCTCCGTTGGTGAACAATTCTGCCAAGCCTTCCTGACCGTGGGTTGGATGACAGGAAATGTGGGGAAACCAGGGGCCAGCGTGTGCACTAATAATCGTCATAATACTCAAAGCTATGGCGGGCCGGCTCTAGTCAAAGCAGGAACTGCCGGCGGCAAATCTCCGGCTAATCCTCTCTATAAAGAGCCAACCTTCCCAGGACCAGATCCTTTTAAAACAGACTGGCATGGCATGGTCATCGACGAAGCCTGGGATGCAGTGCTCAATGGGGAGTACACTGCAGGAGTGAGAGGCAAACAGCCCTGCGATATCCGCATGATCTGGAATATCGGTTCGGGCAATGTACTCAATCAGAATACCGATATCATGAAAGGAATCGAAGCTTTCCGCAAAGTTGAATTTGTGGTAACATCAGCTCATTTCCTTACCGCCACGGCCCAATATGCAGATATCGTGCTTCCGGCTACCACCGAGTGGGAAAGACTGGGCGGTTTCTTAACGGGTAACCCGGAAATGATCATTTTCTACAGCCAAATCACCCAACCCATGTTTGAGGCGAAAGATGATGATTGGATGTATGCCGAGATCGGCAAGCGGCTGGGCTTGGATCCTGCTGATTTTGATCCCCTTTCCCCTGAGCAGAAGCTGTTCAATATGGTGGCTGGCTGCACTGTGATGAAGGAAGACGGATCAGGCTATGAGAAGCTGGTGACCATTACCGCTGAGGATATCGCCGCCCTGGGAGTGAAAGGAACTCCCCAGGAAGGCCGCATCAGCTATAAAGAATTTAAAGAACAAGGAATCTATCAGGTGCCCCGTTCCCCTGGAGACCAATACACCTATATTGACTATAAAGACTTCATTGAGGACCCTGAAAAGAACCCACTGGGCACCGAAAGCGGCAAATTCCAAATCCACAGCCAAGGTTTAGCCGATACGATCAATGCTTATGGTTGGAACACCTTAGCTCCCATCCCTAAGTATCAATATGTTACTGAAGGCTATGAAGAAACCTTCTCCAACTTTGAGAAGAAAGAGAAGGGCGGCTATCCGCTCCAGCTCACCACAATCCACTATGCACGCCGCAGCCATTCAACTTTGGATAATATCTCCTGGCTCAGAGAGGCGTTCCAAAACAGACTCTATATTCATCCTGCCGATGCTGCCGCCAGAGGAATCGCTAAAAATGATATCGTGAAAATCAGCAGCCGCCATGGCCAAGTGATCCGGCCTGTGTATATCACGGAGAGAATCATGCCGGGAACTCTTACTTTAGGTCAGGGCGCTTGGGCAGAAGTGGACGATGAAACCGGTATCTGTAAGGCAGGCGCCACCAATGTACTGAATGGCGGACTTCCTACCGGACAAGGGGTGCAGGCATACAACACATGTAATGTTCAAGTCGAGAAGTACGACAGCAAACTGCAAACCGACTATTTATGGCCCAAACGGATTGTTGCTGCACAAGGGGGGAATAAATAATGGCGCAATATGGATTCTACTTTGATATGACCGCTTGTGGCGGATGCAAAACCTGTCAAATTGCTTGTAACGATCGCAATGACCTGAAGCCCGGAACTTTGTTCAGAAGAGTTAAAGGCTTTGAAGGCGGGAAATTCCCCGCGCCTTGGATTTACTACCTTTCCATCACCTGTAACCACTGCAAAGAACCTAAATGTGTGGAAGGCTGCCCCACTCAGGCTATGCATAAGCTGGAGAATGGGATTGTCGCCCACGATAAAAGCAAATGCATCGGCTGCCGTTATTGCACTTGGAGCTGCCCTTACGGGGTTCCTCAATTTATCGAAGAAACCGGCCAGGTCAGCAAATGCGATATGTGCCAAAACTTAGTGGAAAAAGGGGAGAACCCTGCCTGTGTCGATGCCTGCACCATGAGAGCTATCAAATGGGGAGAACTTGACGAACTGCGGGCAAAATATGGGGCGGATGCTGTAAGTGACTTGCCGGTGCTGCCGAACTCTTCCAAAACAACCCCCTCCGTTCTGATCAAACCCAAAACTGTTGCTCTCAATAAAGAATTTATAGTGAAGGAGGACTGATCATGGGAGGAGAAACAGCGTTATTGATTTTTTCCTTTTGCATGCAGGCCGCGATCGGAATCATGTTTTTCATGACTCTAAGTCATCAGCTGTATAAAGGAAAAGTCTTCAAAGGTGCAGCGGCAACAGCCGCCGGATTAAGTGTCATTGGTGTTCTGGCTTCTTTGGCCCATCTTGGTCAACCGTTTCACGCCTTGAATTCCCTGTTCAATCTGGGCAGCTCATGGTTAAGCCGGGAAGTGCTCTTTAGCGGAATGTTCATGGGTGTTGCTGTCCTCTATGCCCTGGTCCAATGGTTTAAAGCGGATGCCTCCGCTTTAAGTGCCGGACTCCGGTGGCTGGGCAGCGGTATCGGTCTGATTGCGGTGTTTTCCATGAGCAAGCTCTACACCACCGCTTCCGTACCGGTCTGGCAGGGGATCAATACTTTCGTGGACTTCTATGCCACAGCCATTGCTGTGGGTGCCCTTTTGTTCCTCGTCGTAAGCATGAAAGAACTGCAAAGTGTCGATAAAAAGATCTTCGGTTATCTGGTTTTGGCTGCGGTGATTATTCAAGCCGCAGTGGCCATACCCTATGCTATCAACTTAGGCCTGGGGGGACCGGCTGCACAAGCCAGTGCGGAAATCCTCAGCGGAATGAGTTTCATCATTGCGGTGAAATGGATTCTTGTCCTGGGAGGAGCCGTTATTCTTCTCTGGCCTACTCTGCAAAAATCCGCCAAACCTGAGACCCAATCTTCCAGCTTGCTTTACGCATCGTTAGCTGCCCTGATCTGTGGACAATTTATCGGCCGCTATGTGTTTTACGCAGGGATGGTCGCTTCTACGATTGGGCTGACCTAATAAACAACTCCCTAATTACCCAATTAGTACAATACCCTCATTAAATCCTACTTTCTTCTGCTATAGAAAGTAGGATTCTTTTTAGCTGAGGACACAAATATTTCATAGATTTTTCGTATATTTCTCTATTGGAAATCATGCTAAACTACATACATACTACGCAACGACGCTTTTAAACTGGAAATGAGGTGGATTAGAAATGTATAGCGGTGAATGGGCTTTAATTATTTTCAGTGTTTTAACCCAATGTGCTGTAGGAATCTGGGTCATTGCCATTGGACTTAGAACGTTTATGACCAGAAGGATAGACCCTGGCTTTGCAACTCAACTGACCTGGCGTCCTCTGTTAGTGGTAGGGCCTCTCATGTGTGTCGCCTTAGTGATCTCCATATTTCACCTTGGTTCACCGACGCAGGCCTATGCATCGGTAGGTAATTTGCTCACCTCATGGCTGAGCCGTGAGATTGTCTTCAGTGGGTTGTTTTTATTTTTCTGGGTTATCTCTATCCTGTTCTACCGGCGCGAGGGGGCAAGTATGGCTTTAGGATGGCTCACTTCCCTTTTGGGGTTGATTGCGGTATTCAGTATGTCCAGTATATATTACACCACACCTATTCCTGCTTGGGCTTCTCCCAATACTTACATTAGTTTTTTCGCTACCATGATCACCCTGGGTTCCATCGCCTGTACCTTATTCATGGAGACGGTCAGAGATTTTCGGGGTCATCAAGGGGTAAGAGATTTGCTTTGGAAGCTCTCACTCCTTACCATGGGAGTATTGCTCGTTCAGTTAGCTTTCTTTTTCTTTAACTCAAAGACGTATTCTTTGCTCCCATTGCTCTACTGTGCGCTCCTATTGCTGGGGGGAATGAACTTTGTAGGGTATAGCTTTCAAGGATTTAAAAACCCAGGCAAAGGCTTGCGCCCGGTCTTTTATCTGAGCTTAGTTCTGCTCTTTAGTGCACAAATTTTAGGACGTTACTTATTTTATGCCAATGCAATACCCATTATGGGGTAAAAGCGCTAGGGTTGACTTTTTTGTCTAACCATCTTTAAACCTTCTTCAAAATAGTTTAAGATTTAAATAATGAGGTGATTGAGTGCTATTCCTTAACCGCTTTAACAAAACCTATCAAAAAGTGCTTTTTGCCTTAGGTCTGTCTATAGTATTCTTACTCATTACGGCAGTGACCCGAAGTACTGTTAAGCAAGCCGGAGGAATAGCCTGCTTCTTTATAGCGGGTATATTGATTCTTGCGGTATTTAAAGTTTTTTTTCTGGAATTTGTCGAAGAACCGGGTCGGCGTATGAAAGGTAAGAGGATCATAGAATTTCTGCATACCTGCTTTGGTTGGATTGTTTTTGTTTTGGTTATTTATCATAGCTTGTATTTCTTATCCTTAGCTTTTTGGCCGGAAAATGAGATTTCTCCCAATTATTACATCACCGGAGTCTTAGCCTTGATTCCCATGAGTTTAGTCGTGACTTCGGGCTTGGATAAAAACATCATGGCGAAAAGCAAGGAGATAAAATCCGCCTATTTCAACCATGTTTTTATGACCATTCTCTTTGCGGTACTTATTATCATCCATATCAATTTTCAATAAAGAGTCTTGAATTGGGTATATGATTACATGACAAGTGAGCTGATACGATGAAGGATAGTTTAACACATCGGTTTATGCTATTTACCACCTTTGTGGTGGTATCTATTATGCTCATCCATTTTACTTGGGATTATCGCACGCAAAGGGCTCAAGCCACTTTAGAGATGCATGAAAAGGCTCAAGTTATCACAAAACAGCTCATTGCTACTCGTGAAGTCATAGCGAAGAATCAGGACCGTATTAATTATGATTCTCAAGGAAATTTTGAGTTTAAGCATCTTAATCCGGCGGCGATTGGCATGCAAATCGGTGACATTTTTGGGCAGCTGACCAATTACTCCATCAAACAGACGCGGATTGATTATCGAGCCAGCTGCAATGCGCCGGATGCTTTTGAAGCACAAGGATTGCTAAGGTTCGGCCAGGAGCCACATCTTGCCGAAATCTGGGGGGAAGATGTAGTAGGAGGAGAGCGGGTTTTTCGCTATATGGTCCCCTTGCATATGAAGGAAGAATGCCTCTCCTGTCATGGCCAACCGATTGGAGATATAGATATCACTGGACATTTCAAAGAAGGGTACAAAGCCGAGGATTTAGGCGGGGCCATCAGTCTGATTATGCCCATGGATATTTTCCTCCAAGGGATGAAGGTCGATGTCTATCGCCATTTATCCTTCTCCCTTTTACTTATCGGTGTGATTGTAATCTCAATGTACTTGCTTGTCACCCGTCTTGTCACCCGCTCTTTAGGGGAGCTAAAGATTGCTACTGCTCAAGTGGGGCAAGGAAATTTCGATATTGACCTCAATTGTATTAAAGCACAAGGAGAAATAAAGGAACTGGCTCAGCATATTCAAGAGATGGCCAATCAACTGAAGGATTTATATCAAAATTTAGAGGCCAAGGTAGAAAAAAGAACCCATCAATTGGAATTGGTCAATGAAGACTTAAGGATTAAGCAGGATGAACTGGAAGCCGCCAATATTAAACTGAATGAGATCAATACCTATAAATCGGAGTTTCTGGCGATTATGAGTCATGAATTAAGGACTCCCTTGACATCCGTCATGGCTTTTACGGACCTTCTCCTTCAAGAGCTTCCCAAGGAATTTATACAAGAACGACAGAACCTTAAATACATAAAAGCCAACAGCCAGAACCTCTTAAAATTGATTAATAATATACTTGATCTTGCCAAGATCGAAGCCGGTCGCCTGGAATTAAAATTAGAATATGTAGACATGGCCGATGTTCTGGGAGCCATTGACAGTGTAGTAGCGCCTTTAGCAAAGAAGAAGGGGATTGTCTGGGAAATAAACCTTGCCCCTGAAGTTTCCTTACTTCGTGCGGATCCGGAGAAACTTCGCCGGGTTATTGAGAACTTAGCGGGGAATGCGATTAAATTCACACCTTCTGGAGGGCGTGTAGAAATTCAGGTGACTAACACTCCGAGGGAGAATTGGATCATCATTCGCGTCATTGATACAGGAATTGGCATCCCTCCTGAAGAGCAGGAAGAGATCTTTGAACGATTCACCCAGGTAGATAGTTCCAACTCAAGAAAATATGGAGGAACCGGTCTGGGCTTAGCCCTGGCTAAGGAATTAGTAACTCTTCACAAAGGAGAACTAT
Coding sequences within it:
- a CDS encoding 4Fe-4S dicluster domain-containing protein, with translation MGYLGFYFDMTACIGCRTCQIACKDKNDLKVGTIFRQARTYEVGVYPAPGAYHYSGSCNHCAQPKCVEGCPTGAMHVAEDGTVQHDRAKCIGCRYCTWACPYGVPQFIKDLGKVGKCDGCKDLRDEGKNPVCVDACPMRALEWGDTDELKAKHGDTTSELAILPEASRTKPSLVIKAKRIAAQKDFRYKEV
- a CDS encoding dimethyl sulfoxide reductase anchor subunit family protein; this translates as MGESALLVFSFFMQASIGIMLFMTLGKILHADQEFKKAAYLAAGLSIIGVIASLAHLGKPLAALNSLLNVGSSWLSREILFSGVFMGIAVLYALVQYLKVENQGIKAALRWAGSGIGLIAVFSMAKLYSTASVPVWQGANTFADFYGTTLAVGALLFLALSFKELQGKDKKIIGLIVLAAVVIQAAVAVPYGINLSLGGSAAHASAEILNGLSVAVGLKWLLVLGGAGFLLWPTLQQEAKSATGMIYLAGIALVCGQFIGRYIFYAAMVVTNIGLI
- a CDS encoding molybdopterin-dependent oxidoreductase; its protein translation is MTKFFDKINEMTISRRNFIKASTAAAASLSLVGCGNTLTTTNAGQAANEEGTWITAACWHNCGGRCLNKAQVVDGVVVRQKTDDTHPDSPDYPQQRGCARGRSQRQQIFGADRLRYPMKRKNWNPGDGGKRELRGKDEWVRISWEEALDHIAAELKRVKETYGNKAILAKATGPALNAYGGAMTYWGCTSDGAWPKPQQFMNGGRSKGSNDRLDLRNSKLIVLWGANPVWSSGGNPAYNFKQAKEAGAKFIIVDPFYNDTAQLLADQWIPVRPGTDTALLLGMAHYMITNNLHDQEFLDKYCVGFDAEHMPEGADPKENFKDYVLGTYDGTPKTPEWASEHCGTDPDLIRSFAHEVAVTKPMTFSSSSAAARTSVGEQFCQAFLTVGWMTGNVGKPGASVCTNNRHNTQSYGGPALVKAGTAGGKSPANPLYKEPTFPGPDPFKTDWHGMVIDEAWDAVLNGEYTAGVRGKQPCDIRMIWNIGSGNVLNQNTDIMKGIEAFRKVEFVVTSAHFLTATAQYADIVLPATTEWERLGGFLTGNPEMIIFYSQITQPMFEAKDDDWMYAEIGKRLGLDPADFDPLSPEQKLFNMVAGCTVMKEDGSGYEKLVTITAEDIAALGVKGTPQEGRISYKEFKEQGIYQVPRSPGDQYTYIDYKDFIEDPEKNPLGTESGKFQIHSQGLADTINAYGWNTLAPIPKYQYVTEGYEETFSNFEKKEKGGYPLQLTTIHYARRSHSTLDNISWLREAFQNRLYIHPADAAARGIAKNDIVKISSRHGQVIRPVYITERIMPGTLTLGQGAWAEVDDETGICKAGATNVLNGGLPTGQGVQAYNTCNVQVEKYDSKLQTDYLWPKRIVAAQGGNK
- a CDS encoding DMSO/selenate family reductase complex B subunit, which encodes MAQYGFYFDMTACGGCKTCQIACNDRNDLKPGTLFRRVKGFEGGKFPAPWIYYLSITCNHCKEPKCVEGCPTQAMHKLENGIVAHDKSKCIGCRYCTWSCPYGVPQFIEETGQVSKCDMCQNLVEKGENPACVDACTMRAIKWGELDELRAKYGADAVSDLPVLPNSSKTTPSVLIKPKTVALNKEFIVKED
- a CDS encoding dimethyl sulfoxide reductase anchor subunit family protein; the encoded protein is MGGETALLIFSFCMQAAIGIMFFMTLSHQLYKGKVFKGAAATAAGLSVIGVLASLAHLGQPFHALNSLFNLGSSWLSREVLFSGMFMGVAVLYALVQWFKADASALSAGLRWLGSGIGLIAVFSMSKLYTTASVPVWQGINTFVDFYATAIAVGALLFLVVSMKELQSVDKKIFGYLVLAAVIIQAAVAIPYAINLGLGGPAAQASAEILSGMSFIIAVKWILVLGGAVILLWPTLQKSAKPETQSSSLLYASLAALICGQFIGRYVFYAGMVASTIGLT
- a CDS encoding dimethyl sulfoxide reductase anchor subunit family protein is translated as MYSGEWALIIFSVLTQCAVGIWVIAIGLRTFMTRRIDPGFATQLTWRPLLVVGPLMCVALVISIFHLGSPTQAYASVGNLLTSWLSREIVFSGLFLFFWVISILFYRREGASMALGWLTSLLGLIAVFSMSSIYYTTPIPAWASPNTYISFFATMITLGSIACTLFMETVRDFRGHQGVRDLLWKLSLLTMGVLLVQLAFFFFNSKTYSLLPLLYCALLLLGGMNFVGYSFQGFKNPGKGLRPVFYLSLVLLFSAQILGRYLFYANAIPIMG
- a CDS encoding iron reductase translates to MLFLNRFNKTYQKVLFALGLSIVFLLITAVTRSTVKQAGGIACFFIAGILILAVFKVFFLEFVEEPGRRMKGKRIIEFLHTCFGWIVFVLVIYHSLYFLSLAFWPENEISPNYYITGVLALIPMSLVVTSGLDKNIMAKSKEIKSAYFNHVFMTILFAVLIIIHINFQ
- a CDS encoding ATP-binding protein; amino-acid sequence: MKDSLTHRFMLFTTFVVVSIMLIHFTWDYRTQRAQATLEMHEKAQVITKQLIATREVIAKNQDRINYDSQGNFEFKHLNPAAIGMQIGDIFGQLTNYSIKQTRIDYRASCNAPDAFEAQGLLRFGQEPHLAEIWGEDVVGGERVFRYMVPLHMKEECLSCHGQPIGDIDITGHFKEGYKAEDLGGAISLIMPMDIFLQGMKVDVYRHLSFSLLLIGVIVISMYLLVTRLVTRSLGELKIATAQVGQGNFDIDLNCIKAQGEIKELAQHIQEMANQLKDLYQNLEAKVEKRTHQLELVNEDLRIKQDELEAANIKLNEINTYKSEFLAIMSHELRTPLTSVMAFTDLLLQELPKEFIQERQNLKYIKANSQNLLKLINNILDLAKIEAGRLELKLEYVDMADVLGAIDSVVAPLAKKKGIVWEINLAPEVSLLRADPEKLRRVIENLAGNAIKFTPSGGRVEIQVTNTPRENWIIIRVIDTGIGIPPEEQEEIFERFTQVDSSNSRKYGGTGLGLALAKELVTLHKGELWVESEINKGSTFVVYLPKDPDKVD